A DNA window from Arachis hypogaea cultivar Tifrunner chromosome 18, arahy.Tifrunner.gnm2.J5K5, whole genome shotgun sequence contains the following coding sequences:
- the LOC112769500 gene encoding 2-alkenal reductase (NADP(+)-dependent), translating to MAVENREWYLACYAPHGVPNSDHLKLRTVSLSLEPHSIPDGHVAIETLLLSIDPYLRTTFTGPHNLDGLYFPQFQLNEVIRGVGIGRVKVSKDSKYKEGDIVLVFGDLPFAEYSVISSTNIFSKIDAASDGISLPDYLSCLGVPGFAAWVSIEVIGKAKEGSNVFISAASGGVGMIAGQLAKLRGCRVIGTTGSDQKVKLMKEEFGYDDGFNYNKEADFDAALSKYFPDGIDVYVDNVGGKMLEAVLNHVNKHARIPLCGMISQYNKVWTERDGVRNLLNMVGKEVRMEGFMIGSHFNRFDDFAKEMKKYIKEGKVKAKHKINIGIESVLDSLNSLFTSSNVGKVIIQFNAQ from the exons ATGGCTGTAGAAAACAGAGAATGGTACTTGGCATGTTATGCTCCTCACGGTGTTCCAAATTCCGATCATCTGAAACTCCGAACAGTGAGTCTCTCACTGGAACCTCATTCAATTCCTGATGGCCATGTTGCCATTGAAACGCTGCTTCTCTCCATAGACCCTTATTTACGCACCACATTCACTGGCCCTCACAACCTCGATGGCCTTTACTTTCCTCAGTTTCAGCTCAAcgag GTGATTAGAGGAGTTGGAATTGGGAGGGTAAAAGTGTCAAAGGACAGTAAATATAAGGAGGGGGACATCGTTTTAGTGTTTGGAGATCTTCCTTTTGCCGAGTATTCTGTCATTTCCTCTACTaacatcttttcaaaaattgatgcTGCGAGTGATGGAATTTCATTACCGGATTATCTAAGCTGCCTAGGGGTACCTGGATTTGCAGCATGGGTGAGTATAGAGGTAATTGGGAAGGCAAAGGAAGGATCAAATGTGTTCATATCCGCGGCTTCAGGTGGCGTTGGAATGATTGCAGGTCAATTGGCTAAGCTCAGGGGTTGCAGGGTCATTGGAACCACTGGATCCGATCAAAAA GTGAAGCTAATGAAAGAGGAATTTGGGTATGATGATGGATTCAACTACAATAAAGAAGCAGATTTTGATGCTGCTTTAAGCAA GTATTTTCCTGATGGTATTGATGTTTATGTGGATAATGTTGGTGGGAAGATGCTTGAAGCTGTTCTTAACCATGTCAACAAGCATGCAAGGATACCACTTTGTGGAAtgatatctcaatataataag GTTTGGACTGAAAGAGATGGCGTTAGGAATCTTCTGAATATGGTAGGCAAGGAAGTGAGAATGGAAGGTTTTATGATTGGTTCGCATTTTAATCGCTTTGATGATTTTGCTAAGGAGATGAAGAAATATATAAAAGAGGGCAAGGTTAAGGCCAAGCATAAAATAAACATTGGTATTGAGAGCGTTTTAGATAGCTTAAATTCCTTATTTACAAGCTCTAATGTTGGAAAAGTCATTATCCAATTTAATGCACAGTGA